In the Bacillus sp. HSf4 genome, AGTGGAAACCCTTTCTGAAAAGGTTTATGGCGCGGTGAAGGATGCTGACATTTTTTATGTTGTTTTATGGGTTGAAAAAGATGAATTGTTGCGGAGAGACGCTTTAAGAATGAAAGAATACCAGATGGGAGCAAGATGTTTGGCATTAGCGGATGAGTTCAAACGTAAAGGAATAGATGAACGTTTTCTTTATGATATAACCAACATAGATATCCCCGACATTCTTTCCAACATAAAAGAAAATCCCCGATTCAAATTCGGGAAAACGAATTTTTAGGAAAGGGGACGATGTATTGCAAAAAGTGTTGTGGCTTGTTTCGCTTTTGGCTGTTTTAGCTGGGGGCGGCTGTCAAGCAAATGAAGAGATGCCTGCTTCAGAGAATGGACAAAGTAGTGTAGGGTACATTTTCTTCAAGAAGGAGGATAGTGCAATCTTTATTGAGAGTCAACAAAAACCAAATGATGAGGATTACAAACTAACAGAAAGAGAGATCATAAAAAAATACCGGAACAAAGTGATTTTGTTAGGGCTCAGCAAACTAAAAAACAAAGAAGAGCTGAAACAGAGACAGAAAGTAAAAGTATGGTTCAACCATTTGAAAGAATCAAACCCTCCTCAAGCAACGATTGATAGATTTGAAAAAAGGTAAAGTACTAACAAAGGAGTGAGCCTGAGTGCATAACATCGAGATAAGAAGACCGCGACTCGAGGACCAAAACGAGCTTAATCAATTTTTTAGAACAGTGGTTACAGATACATTTGCCAAAGAAGGTCTGTCAGAGCTCATTCAGGATATCGAAAGTGAAATCGAAAATAAAAAGCAGTACTTGCAAAGTGACTTGAACACGAGCGGGGAGGGCCGCTATTTTTTGATCGCTTCAGATAAAAATGGTAATCAAGTGATCGGAACAATTGAATTTGGACCTGCAAGTGAATTGATTCGTCATACAGATCGAGCGCTGCAAGAGCAGTATGAGGTCGGTACTGTATTTGTCCATCCGGATGTCCAAAATCGCGGGGTAGGGACGTTGCTTTTAAACGCAATGCTTCTCACCCTGCTGAGCAGAGGAATCGAGGAATTTTGTTTGGACAGCGGCTATCAGAGCGCTCAGAAGATATGGAAAAAGAAATTTGGTGAACCGGATTATTTGTTGAAAGATTATTGGGGAAAAGGGGCTGACCATATGATTTGGAGGATATGTACGGATGATGTGCCGATTCAATTTTGCAGATGATCATGTGGTGATATCTGCTGCAGCATTAGCGTGGCTTGAATTTCTATAGATCAGCAGAAAATGAGATACGGTGATGAAGAAGACAGTCAGAATGGGCTGTCTTTTTAGTTGATTGCCCTTATCCGCCAATCCATTTCCGTTAAGTGATAAAATAAAAGGGTTTGATCAGACTCATTTCAAAGTTCGGGAGGGCATAACGTGTTTTTTCCAAAGATGATAGATCGTTTGGCCTTATATGATTTACACAGAAAAAGAAGCAAGAATAAACATTTTTCTGCTTTTTCGTTGGATACAACGGCTAGAGATCAATTCTATAAATCAAATATAGCTGATGTCTCAATTAGACTGAATGAATCAAGAAAACATTATAGGATTGGGACATTCAGCTATCAATCCTTAATTCCATCCGGCGATCGCGTCAATGATACGTTAAAAGGGGAGGTTTTTTTTAACAAAAATGATACAGATAAACCGAATGTTATTTTTGTCCACGGCTGGCGAATGGATTCATACGATCGAATCAAAAAGATATTTCATCACCGCGTCATGAATGATTTAGGATGGAACATGTACTACTTTCCCCTTCCATATCACATTGAAAGAGAGCCGGATTATTCACTTTATAGTGGAGAATTGATGATCAGTGCGAATCTTGATCGTACAGTTGAATCAACGAGACAAGCTGTTGTAGATTTACGTGGATTAATACACTGGATAAAAGAAAATAAAACCGGCCCAGTTGTTATCGTGGGCGTGAGTTTAGGGGGATGGATTACGAATCTAATGGCTACCCTTGAATCTCAAATTGATGTAATGGTATCAATATTTTATGCCAACCGCCTTTCCTATTCGATATGGAATACAATTCCGGGTCAATTCATAAGAGAAGAATTAGAACAGCATGGTGTGACTTATAAAGATGTAGTAAGATACTGGAACATCACCGATCCTAGCCAAGCCACACCGAAAATAAACAAAGAAAACATTCTGCTGATTTCCGCTAAACATGATCAGTATATTCACTTAGAAGATGCAGATGATTTGTGGGAAAGTTGGGGGAAACCCGAAAGATATCTCTACAATTGCGGCCATGCCGGGATTGTTCTTTGTCGCAGAAAGCTGGCTTTAGATACGCTTTCTTTCATCCGACAAAAATTAATTCTTAGATGAAATATAAACGCAACCCCCACAAAAAGTGGGGTCTCTTCAATTTTTCACCTGGTTCTCTTCCGGCTTCAACTCTTCGCTTCTGATTTGCAGAATCTTTTACTGTTACCATGATAATCTAAGGGGATACACTCTTTTGCGTTTGTTCCTTGACATGAAATACCAGTATGATATTTTATGATAGATGAAAGGAATGGTTGGATGAAGAAACGAACAAAGATTTTTTATTGTAATGCTGCTCTGGCTTTGCTGGTGCTCGCAGGATGTACAGGCGGTACGAAAGAAGCAAAAACAGCTCATTCAAATAATGACTCTGTTTTAGAATCTCAAGAAGCACCCAGCGAAAAACAAGACAGCAATTCAACAGACAAGAAGGAAAATGAATCGGTGGCCAAAAAGGGATCAGAAGAATCTGCAATAGACGATTCAAAGGACAAAGAAACAAAAACCAGAGAGCCAAAACATCCATCTAAAAGTGAAAAAGACGATGCATTATCTGGATATTCTGCTGAGGAAATCGAATACGCTAGAGTTTGGTTGCAACTTGGACCAAATCAAGAGCTAGATGAATTGAATGTTCGACATATTTCGGCTGGCGAACCAATCAATCCTAATGATGACACCAGTGCTAGATATCCAGAAGATGTTATCCAATTAGCGGGTTCTCGATTAGTAGATGGATCAGTAACTTACAGTGGAAACGGGGATGGCACGATTAAGGTATACAATGTTCCTTTACGTTGGGATCGTTCTGCTGATGTAGATAAAAACTTCATGCACGAATACACAAAAGGAATAATTGAAAATAAAAAGCTTGTTCACGTAGACCCCGGCGATGATGTAAAAGTGATAAAGCTCATTGATATAATGAATATTCATTAATCAGATTGATTTTTCGCGGGAAAATACTAAACTTTCCCCAAAGTTACATTTATTGAACTGCTATACCGTTTTTATTTGTAAAGCAATCTTAGCCCTCGGATGTGCATCCATTTACCAAAAAACGATAGAAACACACATTAAACAGAAATACCGGTAAAAATGTGCAAAAAATATAGTATAATGGTTAAATGTAATGCCGAGGAGGAAAGTCATGAAAGCATTAGTGAAGTATTTAATTATTTTAGGGATCATTGGAGCAGTGACGGTAGGATTTATCGTTTTTAATGGAATACATAACAATGATCACGAGGAAATAAGTCATGATGTAAAACGAGAAATGATTAAAGAGTTACATACGAATAAGAGAAGTATTGCTTCAGAAGAATCGGAAGACACGAAAAAACGTGATGAAAAGAATTTTACGCTTGCACAATTTGAACAACGATTCAATGACGAAGCGAAAAAGCTGGAAGTAAGTTCTGAAAACATACGTTTAAAGGTCCAGGAAGGAAAAAAGAAAGAGTTAGCAGTCTATCACTTTAATCATAACCTTGCATTAACTGCAGTCATTGACAAAAAATCAAACAAAGTGATCAATGTAGTGCTGTTTAGAAGTGGTGAGATAGAGGCGGAAGGATTAACGGAATTTTATAAAAATGCTGCCGTCATAATGAATACTTTTCATCCAGAGATGACAAAAAAAGATAGAGGAAAACTATTGTTTGATGACTTAGAAGCCAATCAAGTAATAACACATGATGATTTCAGCAGAGAAAAGCGTTATGCTGGTTTTCATTATACCGTCGAGTATTCAAAAGAAAAATTACTTTTGTTGTTCGCTGTAACAATTCCACAGTGAGTATAGCCGGAAATCATTTTATTTTCAGCATAACGGACAAAGTAAAGGCAGCTCCTTTCTAGATTAGTGGAAAATAAACAAAAATTTAATGATTTTTAGCATTGGAACAGGGGTTGTCTTAGTCTGCAAATTCATGTCTTGTATGATTTGAAAGGAGAGAATTCAATCCCTCAACAAAACACCGTCTAAACAATTTTTCTCTCCTTTCAAGATCATCACGATCCTCACTACAAATGTAACTCAATGTTCCGTAAAGCGACTAGATGTTGGTGTTTGGGACGTTTATTTTACATTTCAGGGATCATTCTCTGTAAGCCAATTTGAGGTTTTAAAAATCGTTTCATTCGGTTGTATGATGCTCTCAATATTAATAAGTGATGATTTAATATAGATGAGGTAAATCAGTTTATCAAAGCTCTTTAATTTATCTTTACCGGCAAAATGATATTAAACGTACATAAATCCCGCCCGGCATGGGGGAGTGTAGTTCAGTGAGGGATTATATACTGGCATCCTCCATGGCTTTTTGTCTCCGGCTTTTCTTTTCCAAGTTTCCTTCAGACACCTCAATATCATTTAAGTAACTGTTCCAAAGATTAAAAAGCACCCATTCTTCATTTTGGTTCAATCCTAAAAATGCCCTTCAAATGAACGTTTTCCGTCCTCTTCAGGCTTTAATCGTTCTGTTATTCATCCGTATTGTTAAGCCCGGAAAGGAAGTCGTATTATTAACACTATTTTGTGGAAACCGTTTCCCAATTCAATTACACAGTAATCTGGTGTACCGCTAATGTTTAACGGCTCCCTGTCATCCAAAATAAAGGAGATAAGGCTTAATTACGACATAAAGAAAAATAAGAAAAAATTAGCATTTCAATCATTTGTATACCTGGATAAAATGCCACATGGAAAATGAAAGAAGGAGTTTTTGATCGATATTTTAACTATTTTAAAAATCGTGATCGGAATTATTATTTTGATATCGGCGTTTTTTATCATAAGGCGGTATCAAAAAGATCGAACGGCTGAGTATGATAAAGCGGACACCTTTTTGTTAATTTTAGTAGCATTTGAGCTAGTGATACTTCCAATTTAGGGATATTTGTTATATAAATAAAAGGGGAGATTGAGTGAATTGAGAAAAATAGAAAACAATTTATTTAAACCATTGATTTTTATCTTAACTATCCTTAAGTACAATGGGTTTAGCAAAAGCTCAAGCCGTTGAATTTTCTGCTGATGAATTAACAGAAATCAATAAGATTGCAGAGATATTAGAATTTTACTTTGATGAAGTTGGGGAAGTGGATGCTGCTGCAAGCACTTTGTAAACCTGTTTTTGCTTCAAATAACTTATAAATCAATTGTGAAAGTTAAAAAAGTCCTATAAACTATAATTAAACAATTGATTTAGGAGCTGGGGCTTATGTTCAATGAAAGAGAAGCTTTACGTTTGAGACTTGAGCAGCTTAATGATAAAGAGATTCATGTCATGCGGGAACTTCGAGAAGAACGAGAGAGTATTTATATTAAGCTCCGCGAGTTGGATAGAGGAAATCAGCTTCCTAAGGCTGACAAAAACTCTTCATTGATTGAACTGGCAAGTGCGGCGGCCCAAGAGTTGAAACAATCCAAAAATCTGTCTCAACATTCTTTTTCTGATGACGGCACATCCCCGTTGGACTCAGAAGCCGAAGAACGTCATAGGTCTAAAACATCAATTCAGTGGGAAGCAGCATTGAAAATATTGAATGAGCATAAAGACGGTATGAGAGGGACAAGCCTTCGTACGGAAATTGAAAAAGAAACGGGTTTCCCGGTTAGGAATATGACGACTTTCATGAATGGCTTGATGAAGCATTATCCTGAAATCGAAAAACCAGGGCGCGGTCGTTATCTCCTTAAGTCCTTTCAATAGGACTTTTTTGTTGTGCTTGTTTTATGAAGCTGATTTGATCCTTGAAGCCGATTATACAGACTGCTACACAGGAAAGATTTTTCGGATAGGGGTCTGAGCAGGAATAAACGACCTTTAGAGCTTATGTTATTACAGCTGGAAAATTCAAAAAGGTGAAATTTCTCGCCATTGAAAATGCACTTAGTGTGGATGAATTGTTCTACAATTATAATCAGCTGTGGAGTGTTTGCTTTCATTTAACTAAGCCAGTCTTTTATAAAAAATTCTCAGTTGAATCAGGATTTAGCTTAAGGAAGGATAATGAGAACCTTGAATACAAGATTTAAACGTTTATTAAGACTGCGTCATTTTGAATTCTTTCAGGTGGTATCTGCGGAGAATGACTACATAGCCCATCTTTTAATACACGATGACCAAACAGATCAAGATTGTATCGATGTTTATTTGATTTATACTCAGGAACTAGATGATGATTCTTATCAGGATGTTGTTAGCTTTAATGATGATCTTTTAGGTATGAAGTATAAGCGTACTCACTACATGAATTTGTTAAAAGTTGAGGAAGAATTTGATTTTGATTTTCCTTTTGATATGCTTGCTATTCGTCATTATGTTCAGGAAATTTTAAATATATTAGGAATTAATGAAACGCTCCCTAATATGAAAGAAAGCAATTTTGATAAACTGTCTCAAGATTGATAACCCTTGCAAAGGCAGCTCAGTCACATTACCAAAAACAATGAAAGAGAATTGATCCTAAATGAAATCGCGATTAGAAAAGAAAAAGCAAGAAAATCTGATAGTGAAGCTTTTCAAAACCTTAAAAAAAATAATATATGCAATTGTCTCCATGATTTTCGCTATATTAATTTTGGGAGTGCTATTCCTGCCTGGAGCCGGGAAAGATAAAGAGGAAGATGAACTTCACAGCCATAAATATTATAACAGCAGTCACAAGAATTATCATTCGAACCAAAAATCATATCGGAAAAGAAGCAGTAGCAGCCAAAAATCATATCGAAAGAGCAGTCACCATCACTAAGGGATTTCCCATACATACTTTTAAGGAATGAGCTGACATTGTTATGGCAGTGGTTCTTAGAATAAGAGCGGATGAAATAAATGCACCTAGCGATTGCTCGCTTTGGATAAAGGAGGAAACTCACGTAAAACGAGTGCAGTACCGGATTTAAACCAGACAGAATTGAGACATGGTATGACAAGAGTGAAGTTCAGAACGGGTGACTGACTTTCAAAGCTTCAGCTGTTATACTTTCAATAGGTTTGAGTATATCATGAAGGAATGACAATAAAGAAAAAAGGAGCCAGCACAAATGCCACTGCAAATTAAAATCAAATATTTAGATCAAACACAAACACGCATCTCAAAAATTGAACAAGGGGATTGGATTGATTTGCGAGCTGCCGAAGATGTGTCCATTCAAAAAGGGGAGTTTAAATTGATTCCACTCGGTGTAGCGATGGAATTACCTGAAGATTATGAAGCCCATGTAGTTCCTCGTTCAAGTACATATAAACATTTCGGAATCATTCAGACAAATTCAATGGGTGTGATTGATGAATCATACAAAGGGGATGATGATTTCTGGTTCTTCCCGGCTTATGCGCTCAGAGACACTGAAATCAAGAAAGGCGACCGCATTTGCCAGTTCAGAATCATGAAGAAGATGCCTGCAGTTGAACTGGTCGAGGTTGATCATCTAGGAAATGAGAATCGTGGCGGCCATGGTTCTACAGGGACTAAATAAAAGAGCAAGCCTTGGCTGTCTTCATCATGATGTACAGTCAAGGTATTATTTGAACACCCTCCTCGAATTTCTGAATTCTTCCAACAAAAGTCTTTTTAAATGCCCCTATAGTAAATCTGTGTTCTCACTGAAGAAGCCCAATTTCGTTTGAGCGGATGGAGGATTTCATTTGTAGCCAATGCGACATACAGTGTGATTGGCATCAGTGAGAAACAGGAATTCTCTATAAAATCACTTGATTCTTTAGATTTCCCTATTTTTAACCCAATTAGTTCTATAAATTGTTGAAGGAGCAAAGGATAAGTCCATTATTGAAGTATTTTTTTTATAAGAGGAATAAGGAAACATCTGCACAAACGAGGGAGTTTCCCATTTTCCAGCGTCTGCTTTTGATGAAGTATGTCAGAAGAAAATTTGAGTAAAGGCCTGCTTATTCACAAAAGATGAAAAACATTATACAAAAGAAGTCATCATTGTCGTGACATTGATTGTGTTGTTTATTTATTTCTTTTACACGCTGCAAGGGTTTTAGCAGGAGAAGAGATAAATGTACTTTCTGGAGCGGCATTATCGCAAAAAGACGGGGGAGTTATGTCATGAAAATGAATGAGAAAAAGAAAGCGATACAAGAAAAATATAGAGAGGAAATGAAAAGACAGCGACAGGGAAAGGAAGATGAGAAAACATATACAATAGAAGTAGTGATCATAGTGGGCATCATCGTGCTGGCGATTGTTTTAAATTTAGCGATCAAGGAATTTTAGCATAACACACCCGTGCCTCTTTTGCGTCAGAAAAATAACAGCTTAAATAATCACCTTTTGAGGCTGAAAAATCTATTTTAGACATAAGACCCGACCCGCTATTGTCGGGTCTTTGTTTGAAAACATTAGCGATCATCAAATATATAAAGAGATGGCCGATATTATACATATAAGGTGACAGCAAGTGTAGATCACTCGCTTTTATGGGATGATTCGTACTGAGAGGGGCGTTTGATGGTGTTAGAAAAGAAAAACAGGAAAAAGATTATAATTGGAGCTGTTGCAGCAGTCGGCGTTGTTGGGGCATCATACAGCTGGGGTTCTGCAAATGCTTCAACAGAACTAGGCAAAGAAAAAGTGAAATACGAAGAAATGACTGATAAGGTTTCTAAAAAGAAAAAAGAATTGGATCTATTGGATAAAAAATTAAGAGAGACTGCTGCCAAATTAGATGAAAAATCAAAGGCGTATCAAGATGCGAAAAAAATGATTGCACAAAGAGACGATGCCCAGAATGAAAAAGAAGAGCTAACCAATGAAATTAGCACCAAGAAAGAAGAATTAAAAGAGGTTAAAAACGAAATCAATGATAAAAACAAAGAATTGTCTTCAGTAACAGGACAGATTCAAGAAAAGAAAGAAGCTCCTAAAGTGTTTTCGGCCGGCCAATATATTGTTGGCCAAGACTTTCCTGAGGGTAGATACAAAGCGGTGCCTGTTGGGCAGGGAAGCAACTTCTTTATTTACGGAAGTGACGGCAGTGCAACTGTCAATACGATTCTGGGCTCCAGTGCAGATGGAAATGAACCTGAGTATGTCTTCTATACTTCAGAAGGGGATATCATGAGGACCGAAGCCCAGGTTAAGCTTATACCTGTAAAATGATTTCTGTAAACGACTCTTTACAGCTTGTCGGCTTTATTGACAAGCTTTTTAGTAGTAAATTTTGAAGTGCCCGTCAAACGTACGAATGCTTTTGTAAATTTGAAAGGCTGCAAAATATCCATGAGATGGTGATAGGCGTCCTTTTTAATGAATATAATGCAATAAATCATTAAAGAGGGTGCCTGAACAATTGAATTCCCAATTAAAGAGCGAAGACATGATGACGATCATTAAACATGGGCTTAAAACATCGCAGCATCCCAAGCATATTCTAATTGTAGGAGCCGGTTTGTCCGGGCTCGTTGCGGCATCTTTATTGAAAGATGCCGGGCATAAAGTGACGATTCTGGAAGCGAATGATAGAGTGGGCGGGCGCGTTTTCACTTTGCGGTCTCCCTTTAGCAATGGGTTATTTTTCAATACCGGACCAATGCGCATTCCGGACACCCATTCTTTAACTTTAGAATATTTTAAAAAATTTAATCTGCCTATAAATGTATTTATAAACCGAACGGATCAGGATATCATTTATGCAAATGGCATCACAACACGGCTGCACTTGTTCGAAAAAAATCCGCAAATTTTGTGTTACCCGGTTGCCCCACATGAACAGGGAAAAACGGCTGAAGAGCTGATGCTCAATGTTTTGCAGCCGATCCTCAACTTTATAGAGCAGAACCCGGAGAGAAATTGGCGGATTGTAGAGCAGAAATACAGGTTTCATTCGTTAGGCTCTTTCTTAAGCGCTTATTATTCAGCGGGTGCGATCGACATGATTGGCGTACTTCTGGATATGGAAGCGTATATGGGGATATCCCTTATTGAAGTCTTGAGGGAATCAATTTTTTTTACATCACCGGCTAGGTTCTATGAGATAACCGGCGGCATGGACCGGCTGCCGCATGCATTTCTTCCGCAATTAAAAGATCATATTCTGTTTCAGCAAAAAATGGTGGAGATTTCCCAAAAGCAAAACAGTGTAACGATCCACTGCATTCATCAGCAATCAGCAGAACATGTAGCGCTGACAGGCGACCTCGCTATCGTAACCATTCCTTTTTCAGCCATGCGATTTGTAAAGGTTGAACCGTTCCATTCTTTTTCCTATTACA is a window encoding:
- a CDS encoding GNAT family N-acetyltransferase gives rise to the protein MHNIEIRRPRLEDQNELNQFFRTVVTDTFAKEGLSELIQDIESEIENKKQYLQSDLNTSGEGRYFLIASDKNGNQVIGTIEFGPASELIRHTDRALQEQYEVGTVFVHPDVQNRGVGTLLLNAMLLTLLSRGIEEFCLDSGYQSAQKIWKKKFGEPDYLLKDYWGKGADHMIWRICTDDVPIQFCR
- a CDS encoding dUTP diphosphatase, whose product is MPLQIKIKYLDQTQTRISKIEQGDWIDLRAAEDVSIQKGEFKLIPLGVAMELPEDYEAHVVPRSSTYKHFGIIQTNSMGVIDESYKGDDDFWFFPAYALRDTEIKKGDRICQFRIMKKMPAVELVEVDHLGNENRGGHGSTGTK
- a CDS encoding DUF3221 domain-containing protein, with the translated sequence MLWLVSLLAVLAGGGCQANEEMPASENGQSSVGYIFFKKEDSAIFIESQQKPNDEDYKLTEREIIKKYRNKVILLGLSKLKNKEELKQRQKVKVWFNHLKESNPPQATIDRFEKR
- a CDS encoding alpha/beta hydrolase family protein, which gives rise to MFFPKMIDRLALYDLHRKRSKNKHFSAFSLDTTARDQFYKSNIADVSIRLNESRKHYRIGTFSYQSLIPSGDRVNDTLKGEVFFNKNDTDKPNVIFVHGWRMDSYDRIKKIFHHRVMNDLGWNMYYFPLPYHIEREPDYSLYSGELMISANLDRTVESTRQAVVDLRGLIHWIKENKTGPVVIVGVSLGGWITNLMATLESQIDVMVSIFYANRLSYSIWNTIPGQFIREELEQHGVTYKDVVRYWNITDPSQATPKINKENILLISAKHDQYIHLEDADDLWESWGKPERYLYNCGHAGIVLCRRKLALDTLSFIRQKLILR
- a CDS encoding flavin monoamine oxidase family protein, which translates into the protein MNSQLKSEDMMTIIKHGLKTSQHPKHILIVGAGLSGLVAASLLKDAGHKVTILEANDRVGGRVFTLRSPFSNGLFFNTGPMRIPDTHSLTLEYFKKFNLPINVFINRTDQDIIYANGITTRLHLFEKNPQILCYPVAPHEQGKTAEELMLNVLQPILNFIEQNPERNWRIVEQKYRFHSLGSFLSAYYSAGAIDMIGVLLDMEAYMGISLIEVLRESIFFTSPARFYEITGGMDRLPHAFLPQLKDHILFQQKMVEISQKQNSVTIHCIHQQSAEHVALTGDLAIVTIPFSAMRFVKVEPFHSFSYYKRRAIRELNYIAATKIGIEFKSRFWEKVGQLGGKSITDLPIRFSYYPSYGIGSAGPALMLASYTWADEALTWDSQPEGERIRYTLRNLAEIYGNIVYSEFVSGASFSWSQNPYSVGGFTAFEPGQEIELYPYIPTPEGRVHFAGEHTSLTHGWMQGAIESGVRVAYEVNHLTK
- a CDS encoding AAA family ATPase, whose product is MKKMYIISGPAGAGKSTISKRLAEQFDGSAYIEGDLISDMVISGYRPPWESEESLALTWENIADVSINFIQANKTTVIDYVAFPEEVETLSEKVYGAVKDADIFYVVLWVEKDELLRRDALRMKEYQMGARCLALADEFKRKGIDERFLYDITNIDIPDILSNIKENPRFKFGKTNF